A portion of the Rhodococcus pseudokoreensis genome contains these proteins:
- a CDS encoding dienelactone hydrolase family protein, whose translation MTPLQRYIAEEIAIDHADGLLTRREALRRLGLIGLGVAAATSLLAACSTGSDEQSSTSAPATPGGATPPPPGTADAVSTESVTFAGPDGRVLQGAWAEAATPRGTVLVVHENKGLTDHIRSVAGRFAGAGYSALAVDLLSEEGGTATFTDQAQATAALATVPPERFVADMKAGVDELGRRVPDKKAAAVGFCFGGGMVWQLLASGEPRLAAAVPFYGPLPEGADFSGSKAAVLAIYAELDARVNASRDAAAAALTKAGLPHEIVTVPGADHAFFNDTGPRYNATAAAEAYETVLAWFGEYLG comes from the coding sequence ATGACGCCACTGCAGCGCTACATAGCCGAAGAGATCGCGATCGACCACGCCGACGGGCTGCTGACGCGCCGGGAGGCGCTGCGCAGACTCGGGCTCATCGGCCTCGGGGTGGCGGCGGCGACCTCCCTACTCGCCGCGTGCTCCACCGGCAGCGACGAGCAGTCCTCGACGTCGGCGCCGGCGACACCCGGTGGAGCGACACCCCCGCCGCCAGGAACGGCCGACGCCGTGAGCACCGAGTCCGTGACGTTCGCAGGCCCGGACGGGCGGGTCCTGCAGGGCGCCTGGGCCGAAGCGGCCACGCCCCGCGGAACGGTACTCGTGGTGCACGAGAACAAGGGCCTCACCGATCACATCCGTTCGGTGGCGGGCCGATTCGCGGGCGCCGGATACTCGGCGCTCGCCGTCGATCTGCTCTCCGAGGAGGGCGGGACGGCGACGTTCACCGACCAGGCGCAGGCCACCGCCGCGCTGGCCACCGTGCCGCCGGAACGCTTCGTCGCCGACATGAAGGCCGGGGTCGACGAACTCGGCCGCCGGGTACCGGACAAGAAGGCGGCGGCGGTCGGGTTCTGCTTCGGCGGCGGCATGGTGTGGCAACTCCTCGCGTCCGGCGAACCGCGGCTGGCCGCGGCCGTCCCCTTCTACGGACCCCTGCCCGAGGGCGCGGACTTCTCCGGGTCGAAGGCCGCGGTCCTCGCCATCTACGCGGAACTGGACGCACGGGTGAACGCGTCCCGCGACGCCGCCGCCGCGGCCCTGACGAAGGCGGGGCTGCCGCACGAGATCGTCACCGTTCCGGGGGCCGATCACGCGTTCTTCAACGACACCGGGCCGCGGTACAACGCGACCGCGGCGGCGGAGGCCTACGAAACAGTCCTCGCCTGGTTCGGCGAATACCTGGGTTGA
- a CDS encoding APC family permease → MSDNTPTALADEQTRHLKKSLGRFDIVFLIVAAVVSVEVLGQVSTFGAETFTWALVLAVFFLLPYGLIFAEIGSTFTGEGGVYVWVRRAFGRPLAALASLLTWVTQPVWVGGSMAFIAAETWNHYVTAFEAGSVTDYLFKLVFIWLTVLAAVVSLARGKWIPTVGAFLKIVFLLFFLVTTGIYAAKNGFAGISAGDFSPTLTGLLGVTPLLLFSYLGFESGNSAAGEMKNPARDVPISIARACGIAAASYLLPIFAILLVVPADDITGVGGLLEAVATVYSVYGPAAPAMLTVTGVIFAVILMTQGAAWMIISDRMQAMAAADGAFFGGFFGRFHPRLGTPVRVNFLSGLVATVFMIAAMQITGSGGSIFAVVLTISISTFLLSYLIVIPSAVRLRTRFPNVARPFRVPTGNVGFRVLGSLCFTWVLLGSWVAVFPGTLESVFGLDYDFTEIWGVSQGTFELFTLGTLAVLALLGAVGYVRGASVRSASGPRTAPEDGPGSEPDPDLVKADVR, encoded by the coding sequence ATGAGCGACAACACCCCCACCGCCCTGGCGGACGAACAGACCCGACATCTCAAGAAGTCCCTCGGCCGTTTCGACATCGTTTTCCTCATCGTCGCGGCGGTGGTGTCGGTCGAGGTTCTCGGTCAGGTGTCCACGTTCGGAGCGGAGACCTTCACCTGGGCACTGGTTCTCGCGGTGTTCTTCCTGCTGCCGTACGGTCTGATCTTCGCCGAGATCGGTAGCACGTTCACCGGTGAGGGCGGCGTCTACGTGTGGGTGCGGCGAGCGTTCGGCCGGCCACTCGCCGCCCTCGCGTCGCTGCTGACGTGGGTGACCCAGCCCGTGTGGGTCGGCGGGTCGATGGCGTTCATCGCCGCCGAGACTTGGAACCACTACGTCACCGCATTCGAGGCGGGGTCGGTGACGGACTACCTGTTCAAGCTGGTCTTCATCTGGCTGACGGTGCTCGCGGCCGTGGTGAGTCTCGCACGGGGAAAATGGATTCCGACGGTCGGCGCGTTCCTGAAGATCGTCTTCCTGCTGTTCTTCCTCGTCACCACCGGGATCTATGCCGCGAAGAACGGTTTCGCCGGCATCTCCGCGGGAGACTTCAGCCCCACCCTCACCGGGCTCCTCGGGGTGACGCCGCTGCTGCTGTTCTCCTACCTCGGTTTCGAATCCGGGAACAGTGCCGCCGGGGAGATGAAGAACCCCGCCCGCGACGTCCCGATCTCGATCGCCCGCGCCTGCGGCATCGCCGCCGCATCCTACCTACTGCCGATCTTCGCGATCCTCCTCGTCGTGCCCGCGGACGACATCACCGGTGTCGGCGGCCTTCTCGAGGCGGTCGCGACCGTGTACAGCGTCTACGGACCCGCCGCACCCGCCATGCTGACCGTGACCGGAGTGATCTTCGCGGTGATCCTGATGACCCAGGGTGCGGCGTGGATGATCATCAGCGACCGCATGCAGGCGATGGCCGCGGCCGACGGCGCCTTCTTCGGCGGGTTCTTCGGCCGATTCCATCCGCGCCTCGGAACGCCGGTGCGCGTCAACTTCCTGTCCGGACTCGTCGCCACCGTCTTCATGATCGCGGCGATGCAGATCACCGGGTCCGGCGGTTCCATCTTCGCGGTGGTGCTGACGATCTCGATCTCGACGTTCCTGCTCAGCTACCTGATCGTCATCCCGTCCGCGGTCCGGTTGCGCACCCGGTTCCCGAACGTCGCGCGGCCGTTCCGGGTGCCCACCGGGAACGTCGGCTTCCGCGTCCTCGGCTCCCTCTGCTTCACCTGGGTGCTGCTCGGCTCGTGGGTTGCGGTGTTCCCCGGCACGCTGGAATCGGTGTTCGGCCTGGACTACGACTTCACGGAGATCTGGGGCGTGAGCCAGGGGACGTTCGAACTGTTCACCCTCGGGACGCTGGCCGTGCTCGCGCTCCTCGGCGCGGTCGGCTACGTGCGGGGCGCGTCGGTGCGGTCCGCGAGCGGCCCGCGCACTGCGCCGGAGGACGGCCCCGGATCGGAGCCGGACCCCGACCTCGTGAAGGCCGACGTCCGCTGA
- a CDS encoding enhanced intracellular survival protein Eis translates to MTSTGGITIRTATEQDWPRIVVLNEICFVTPQTEEFTAHWRQLVSGEPPVIALDGDEVVGATMDIPMTVTVPGGGSVAAAGVTAVTVAPTHRRRGVLRALYTEHHARIRASGVPLSILTASEGGIYGRFGYGPATVESTVSIDRRFAVPHPKAPDPGGVRMVHPAETRPAFTDVYHRWQQVTPGAQVRPEFVWNRIFADRESERGGGTALFGMVHDDGYVLYRRASGDNGSFARVEEIRTVTGDAHAALWRAMLGLDLVRRIEANLTPEDPLPYLLTDGRLVRTSSRHDELWVRIMDVPAALEARTFRGDLDVVVQVDDGFLDAGGTFALTVRDGKAVCTRTDAAPQVVLDLDVLGSLYLGAHRPRTFAAANRLWAADADVLDRFEHAFGSDRDAQMGWGF, encoded by the coding sequence ATGACGAGCACCGGCGGAATCACGATCAGAACTGCGACCGAGCAGGACTGGCCGAGGATCGTCGTGCTCAACGAGATCTGCTTCGTGACACCGCAGACGGAAGAATTCACCGCCCACTGGAGGCAGCTCGTCAGTGGCGAACCGCCGGTGATCGCACTGGACGGGGACGAGGTCGTCGGCGCGACCATGGACATTCCCATGACGGTCACCGTTCCCGGCGGCGGCAGCGTGGCGGCGGCGGGCGTCACCGCGGTCACGGTCGCGCCCACCCATCGGCGGCGCGGTGTTCTCCGCGCGCTGTACACCGAACACCACGCGCGGATCCGGGCGTCGGGCGTGCCGCTGTCGATCCTCACCGCCAGCGAGGGCGGCATCTACGGCCGGTTCGGGTACGGACCCGCGACCGTCGAGTCGACGGTGAGCATCGACCGCCGCTTCGCCGTGCCGCATCCGAAGGCACCGGATCCCGGCGGTGTGCGGATGGTCCATCCCGCGGAGACAAGGCCCGCGTTCACGGACGTCTACCACCGCTGGCAGCAGGTGACACCGGGCGCGCAGGTGCGGCCGGAGTTCGTGTGGAACCGGATCTTCGCCGACCGCGAGAGCGAGCGGGGCGGCGGCACAGCGTTGTTCGGGATGGTCCACGACGACGGCTACGTGCTGTACCGCCGCGCCTCCGGCGACAACGGATCGTTCGCCCGGGTGGAGGAGATCCGCACGGTCACCGGCGACGCCCACGCCGCGCTGTGGCGGGCGATGCTCGGCCTCGACCTCGTGCGCCGCATCGAAGCGAACCTCACCCCCGAGGATCCGCTGCCCTACCTGCTCACCGACGGCCGGCTCGTGCGCACCTCCTCGCGTCACGACGAGCTGTGGGTGCGGATCATGGACGTCCCCGCCGCGCTGGAGGCCCGCACGTTCCGCGGCGACCTCGACGTCGTGGTGCAGGTCGATGACGGGTTCCTGGACGCCGGTGGCACATTCGCGCTCACCGTCCGGGACGGCAAGGCCGTGTGCACGCGGACCGACGCCGCACCGCAGGTGGTCCTCGACCTCGACGTGCTCGGCAGCCTGTACCTCGGGGCGCACCGGCCGCGGACGTTCGCGGCCGCGAACCGGCTGTGGGCCGCCGACGCCGACGTCCTCGACCGGTTCGAGCACGCGTTCGGCTCCGACCGCGACGCCCAGATGGGGTGGGGGTTCTAG
- a CDS encoding LysR family transcriptional regulator — protein sequence MQRRPDVTFTQLRYFVEAANFSSMTKAADELMVAQSAVSSAISQLEHQIGTQLFIRQRSRGLVLTAAGEEMLRDTRSVLAHLGEVLDAARGHEDNVRGTVRLACFVTLTPFILPTLISDLRDQHPDLEVEVVETQAEAVRAALRNGTAELALTYDLALGDDMETETLGVARPHVVLPPDHRLAGHDAIALADLEGEPMVLLDLPSSRDYFLAMLSGSGVTPMVRYRSASYETVRGLVARGHGFSILNQRPAEGRTYDGGRVATLPIADDVPGLPVVLARLKGVRSTARARAVAERARAVFAKQARTAG from the coding sequence ATGCAACGACGACCCGACGTGACGTTCACCCAGCTCAGGTATTTCGTCGAGGCCGCGAACTTCTCCAGCATGACGAAGGCCGCCGACGAACTGATGGTCGCGCAGTCGGCGGTCTCGTCGGCGATCTCCCAACTCGAGCACCAGATCGGCACCCAGCTGTTCATCCGGCAACGGTCCCGCGGACTCGTTCTCACGGCGGCGGGCGAGGAGATGCTCCGCGACACCCGCAGCGTCCTCGCCCATCTCGGCGAGGTCCTCGACGCGGCGCGCGGCCACGAGGACAACGTCCGGGGAACGGTGCGCCTGGCCTGCTTCGTCACCCTCACCCCGTTCATCCTCCCGACGCTCATCTCGGACCTGCGCGATCAGCACCCCGACCTCGAGGTGGAGGTCGTCGAGACGCAGGCGGAGGCGGTGCGGGCGGCGTTGCGGAACGGCACCGCGGAACTGGCCCTCACCTACGACCTCGCACTGGGCGACGACATGGAGACGGAGACGCTGGGCGTCGCCCGGCCGCATGTCGTCCTGCCGCCGGACCACCGGCTGGCCGGCCACGACGCCATCGCGCTCGCCGACCTCGAGGGCGAACCGATGGTGCTGCTGGACCTGCCGAGCAGCCGCGACTACTTCCTCGCCATGCTGTCGGGGTCCGGGGTCACCCCGATGGTCCGCTACCGGTCGGCGAGCTACGAAACGGTGCGTGGTCTCGTTGCCCGCGGCCACGGCTTCTCGATACTGAACCAGCGGCCCGCCGAGGGCCGGACGTACGACGGCGGGAGGGTCGCGACACTGCCGATCGCCGACGACGTTCCCGGCCTCCCCGTCGTCCTCGCCCGGCTGAAGGGGGTCCGGAGCACGGCGCGGGCCCGGGCCGTCGCCGAGCGGGCGCGGGCCGTGTTCGCGAAACAGGCACGGACGGCGGGCTAG
- a CDS encoding aldehyde dehydrogenase has translation MTDPTTLDDWTALAATITPRRELFVDGAFRPAKSDETFDSINPATGELLARVSAADTPDVDVAVRSAREAFDSGIWSRSPASHRKRVLLRLAELILEHRHELALLDSLDMGKLVVEALTVDVPSAAALFTFYAEALDKIGGEIAPTDPGSLALVSREPLGVVAAVVPWNFPLDLAVWKLAPALAAGNSAIVKPAEQAPLSVLRLAELAAEAGLPDGVLNVLPGLGAAAGASLGLHPDVDVVAFTGSTETGKRFLRYAADSNLKQVWLECGGKSPNLVFADADLDEAVEKAVFGAFYNQGAVCSANSRLLVQESVAEQVTDALVRRASSIRPGNPLDPESTLGAIVDERHTRTVAGFIERARPGSRVLLGGNRTTVDGRGCFLEPTILGDVAEAAEVVTQEVFGPVLTVQTFTDESDAVRMANDSIYGLAASVWTENLNRAHRVSAALRAGTVSVNTVDAISAQTPFGGFKQSGFGRDLSLHAMDKYTGLKTTWIRLR, from the coding sequence ATGACCGATCCGACCACACTCGACGACTGGACGGCGCTCGCCGCGACGATCACGCCGCGCCGCGAACTGTTCGTCGACGGCGCGTTCCGTCCCGCGAAGTCGGACGAGACGTTCGATTCGATCAATCCGGCGACCGGCGAACTCCTCGCCCGGGTGTCCGCCGCGGACACCCCCGACGTCGACGTGGCGGTCCGGTCCGCACGGGAGGCGTTCGACTCGGGCATCTGGTCGCGCAGTCCGGCGTCGCACCGCAAACGGGTCCTCCTCAGGCTCGCCGAGCTGATCCTCGAGCACCGCCACGAGCTCGCCCTGCTCGACTCCCTCGACATGGGCAAGCTCGTGGTGGAGGCGCTGACCGTCGACGTCCCCTCGGCCGCCGCACTTTTCACGTTCTACGCCGAGGCCCTCGACAAGATCGGCGGGGAGATCGCACCCACCGATCCGGGAAGTCTCGCGCTCGTCTCCCGCGAACCGCTCGGCGTCGTCGCCGCCGTGGTGCCGTGGAACTTTCCGCTCGATCTGGCGGTGTGGAAGCTGGCGCCCGCCCTCGCCGCCGGAAACAGCGCCATCGTCAAACCCGCCGAGCAGGCCCCGCTGTCGGTGCTGCGCCTGGCCGAACTCGCCGCCGAGGCGGGCCTGCCGGACGGCGTCCTGAACGTCCTTCCCGGTCTCGGCGCCGCCGCCGGCGCCTCACTGGGCCTGCATCCCGACGTCGACGTCGTCGCCTTCACCGGTTCCACCGAGACCGGGAAGAGGTTCCTCCGGTACGCGGCGGACTCGAACTTGAAGCAGGTCTGGCTCGAATGCGGCGGCAAGAGCCCGAATCTCGTGTTCGCCGACGCCGATCTCGACGAGGCCGTGGAGAAGGCCGTGTTCGGCGCCTTCTACAACCAGGGGGCGGTGTGCTCCGCCAACTCCCGGTTGCTGGTCCAGGAGTCGGTCGCCGAGCAGGTCACCGACGCCCTCGTCCGCCGGGCGTCGTCGATCCGGCCCGGCAACCCGCTCGACCCCGAGTCCACGCTGGGGGCCATCGTCGACGAGAGGCACACCCGGACGGTCGCCGGTTTCATCGAACGCGCCCGCCCAGGCAGCCGGGTGTTGCTCGGCGGCAACCGGACCACCGTCGACGGCCGGGGATGCTTCCTCGAACCGACGATCCTCGGCGACGTCGCCGAGGCCGCCGAGGTGGTGACCCAGGAGGTGTTCGGACCGGTCCTCACCGTCCAGACGTTCACCGACGAGTCCGACGCCGTCCGCATGGCCAACGACAGCATCTACGGGCTGGCGGCGTCGGTGTGGACGGAGAACCTGAACCGGGCCCACCGCGTCTCCGCGGCACTGCGGGCGGGAACCGTCTCGGTCAACACCGTCGACGCCATCAGCGCGCAGACCCCGTTCGGCGGATTCAAACAGTC
- a CDS encoding cupin domain-containing protein: MTAVHPIPTGAENVAAMTPSAYVTADTLRAGDPREHEMVHLSSGDEKFTVGSWRAEPYREYIESYPGDEYTRVLEGSVTLTADDGVAHTFGPGDAFTLTRGWRGEYRVDEPLLKQFAIYVP; the protein is encoded by the coding sequence ATGACCGCAGTACACCCCATCCCCACCGGCGCCGAGAACGTCGCGGCGATGACCCCCAGCGCCTACGTCACCGCGGACACGCTCCGGGCGGGCGATCCCCGGGAACACGAAATGGTTCACCTGAGCAGCGGCGACGAGAAGTTCACCGTCGGCTCGTGGCGGGCCGAGCCCTACCGCGAGTACATCGAGTCCTACCCGGGCGACGAATACACCCGGGTCCTCGAGGGTTCCGTGACGTTGACGGCCGACGACGGGGTCGCCCACACCTTCGGCCCCGGCGACGCGTTCACCCTGACCAGGGGGTGGCGCGGGGAGTACCGCGTCGACGAACCCCTGCTCAAGCAGTTCGCGATCTACGTTCCCTGA
- a CDS encoding TetR/AcrR family transcriptional regulator, with the protein MARPKRQGVRRSEMVSAATTAITKRGMTGLRIKDVAEEAGLSAGLVSYYYPSLEDLLVEVHEHAVDRFYRRRHDAVQDLADPVERLRTTVRLGIPDAADDPLCTVLYELHLHASRNATHSALLSTLFDLEVSLYSTVLEIGRSQGVFTPSMPTEEIARTAVSLEDAYGLHIIARNRRIEPWTARNSVLRYLDTVLSCSIAEFTPD; encoded by the coding sequence ATGGCACGTCCGAAGAGACAGGGAGTCCGGCGCAGTGAGATGGTCTCGGCGGCCACCACCGCGATCACCAAGCGGGGCATGACGGGGCTGCGCATCAAGGACGTCGCGGAGGAGGCGGGCCTGTCGGCGGGTCTCGTCAGCTACTACTACCCGTCACTCGAGGATCTGCTCGTCGAGGTGCACGAGCACGCGGTCGACCGGTTCTACCGGCGCAGGCACGACGCGGTGCAGGATCTCGCCGATCCGGTCGAGCGGCTGCGCACCACGGTGCGCCTGGGTATCCCCGATGCCGCCGACGATCCGCTGTGCACGGTCCTCTACGAACTGCATCTCCACGCGAGCCGCAACGCGACGCACTCCGCACTGCTGTCGACGCTGTTCGACCTGGAGGTGTCGCTGTACAGCACGGTCCTCGAGATCGGCCGGTCCCAGGGCGTGTTCACGCCGTCGATGCCCACCGAGGAGATCGCCCGCACCGCGGTGAGCCTCGAGGACGCCTACGGCCTGCACATCATCGCGCGGAACCGGCGCATCGAGCCGTGGACCGCACGCAACAGCGTCCTCCGCTACCTCGACACCGTGCTGTCGTGCTCCATCGCCGAGTTCACCCCGGACTAG
- a CDS encoding FAD-dependent oxidoreductase, which produces MRDPRYDILFEPVKIGPVTARNRFFQVPHCNGMGYRDPSGEAYMRRVKAEGGWAVVCTEQVEIHPTSDIGPFIELRLWDDQDLPALTRISEKIHEGGSLAGIELAHNGLNSPNLISRETPLGPQNLPVVSWNYDPVQARAMTKSDIADLRHWHKEAVRRSLKAEYDIVYVYAGHAIGGLHHFLSRRYNNRTDEYGGSLTNRVRLLREILEDSREVADGKAAVACRISVDELLGDEGITRSEIEDVIGLLGETPDLWDFVLGSWEDDSVTSRFGPEAEQEPYVRGLKQLTTKPVVGVGRFTSPDTMLHQVKSGILDFIGAARPSIADPYLPRKIEEGNLEDIRECIGCNICVSGDFTMSPIRCTQNPTMGEEFRRGWHPERIKVRSSESNVLVVGAGPAGLEAARALGQRGYTVSLAEASRQLGGRVTRESKLPGLSAWIRVVDYRQQQLRKLSNVDVFMESEMTADDVIDNDFHHVVVATGSSWRRDGVGRWHTHAVPVDDHADVLTPDDVMAGLRPAGNKVVLFDDDHYYLGAVVAELLAKEGFDVTLITPAAHVSQWTTNTMEVVRIRKRIIKAGVHVQVNRAVTAVTPQGVRTVCAFTGDEQFVDADGVVLVTARLPHDGLFHDLQSRESEWAGADLRSVRGIGDAWAPSTIAAAVWSGHRYAEELDEPPAPGPVAFRREVTGLSIEPVSTLTIPPFATAQN; this is translated from the coding sequence GTGCGTGATCCGCGATACGACATCCTGTTCGAACCGGTCAAGATCGGACCGGTCACCGCCCGCAACCGGTTCTTCCAGGTCCCCCACTGCAACGGCATGGGCTACCGCGACCCCTCCGGCGAGGCCTACATGCGGCGAGTCAAGGCCGAGGGTGGCTGGGCGGTGGTCTGCACCGAGCAGGTCGAGATCCACCCCACCTCGGACATCGGCCCGTTCATCGAACTGCGCCTGTGGGACGACCAGGACCTGCCCGCCCTCACCCGGATCTCCGAGAAGATCCACGAAGGCGGCTCCCTCGCCGGCATCGAACTCGCCCACAACGGCCTGAACAGCCCCAACCTGATCAGCCGCGAGACCCCGCTCGGCCCGCAGAATCTGCCCGTCGTCTCCTGGAACTACGACCCCGTCCAGGCCAGGGCGATGACCAAGTCGGACATCGCCGACCTGCGGCACTGGCACAAGGAGGCGGTGCGCCGGTCGCTGAAGGCCGAATACGACATCGTCTACGTGTACGCCGGGCACGCGATCGGCGGCCTGCACCACTTCCTGTCCCGCCGCTACAACAACCGGACGGACGAGTACGGCGGCAGCCTGACCAACCGCGTGCGCCTGCTTCGCGAGATCCTCGAGGACTCACGCGAGGTCGCCGACGGCAAGGCCGCGGTCGCGTGCCGCATCTCCGTCGACGAACTCCTCGGCGACGAGGGAATCACCCGCAGCGAGATCGAGGACGTGATCGGCCTGCTCGGCGAGACCCCCGACCTGTGGGACTTCGTGCTCGGCAGCTGGGAGGACGACTCCGTCACCTCGCGGTTCGGACCCGAGGCCGAGCAGGAACCGTACGTCCGGGGACTGAAGCAACTCACCACCAAACCCGTCGTCGGTGTCGGCCGTTTCACCTCGCCCGACACGATGCTGCACCAGGTCAAGAGCGGCATCCTCGACTTCATCGGGGCGGCCCGCCCGTCGATCGCCGACCCGTACCTCCCCCGCAAGATCGAGGAGGGGAACCTCGAGGACATCCGCGAATGCATCGGCTGCAACATCTGCGTGTCCGGTGACTTCACGATGTCGCCGATCCGCTGCACCCAGAACCCGACGATGGGCGAGGAGTTCCGACGCGGGTGGCACCCGGAGCGGATCAAGGTCCGGTCGAGCGAGTCGAACGTGCTCGTCGTCGGCGCGGGTCCCGCCGGACTCGAGGCCGCACGTGCCCTCGGGCAACGCGGCTACACCGTGAGCCTCGCCGAGGCGAGCCGCCAACTCGGTGGCAGGGTGACCCGCGAGTCGAAGCTGCCCGGGCTGTCCGCCTGGATCCGGGTGGTGGACTACCGGCAGCAGCAACTCCGCAAGCTGTCCAACGTCGACGTCTTCATGGAAAGCGAGATGACCGCCGACGACGTCATCGACAACGACTTCCACCACGTCGTCGTCGCCACCGGCTCCAGTTGGCGCCGCGACGGCGTCGGCCGGTGGCACACCCACGCCGTGCCCGTCGACGACCACGCCGACGTCCTCACACCCGACGACGTGATGGCGGGGCTACGACCCGCCGGGAACAAGGTCGTGCTCTTCGACGACGACCACTACTACCTCGGGGCGGTCGTCGCCGAACTCCTGGCGAAGGAGGGATTCGACGTCACCCTGATCACGCCGGCCGCGCACGTGTCGCAGTGGACGACCAACACCATGGAAGTGGTCCGGATCCGCAAGCGAATCATCAAGGCCGGGGTCCACGTTCAGGTGAACCGCGCCGTCACCGCGGTCACCCCGCAGGGCGTCCGCACCGTGTGCGCGTTCACCGGCGACGAACAGTTCGTCGACGCGGACGGCGTCGTCCTCGTCACCGCCCGGCTTCCGCACGACGGGTTGTTCCACGACCTGCAGTCGCGCGAATCCGAATGGGCCGGCGCCGACCTGCGCAGTGTCCGCGGCATCGGCGACGCGTGGGCGCCGTCGACCATCGCGGCGGCCGTCTGGTCGGGTCACCGGTACGCCGAGGAACTCGACGAACCGCCCGCGCCGGGCCCGGTCGCCTTCCGCCGGGAAGTCACCGGCCTGTCCATCGAACCCGTCAGCACACTCACGATCCCCCCGTTCGCCACCGCACAGAATTGA
- a CDS encoding flavin reductase family protein, producing the protein MPIADPHSAVETTARTSVAPPVPDNSTANFVTAMGAVATGVTVVATDGPGGRAAQTVSAMCSVSADPALVLVCLHGRSPVNDAISANGVFCVNVLATQHDHVADTFAGRPWPGKQRWDFTCGHWTVADSGSPRVHDAIASFDCAVHEVIDAGTHRVYIGRVAAVEAHPGDPLVYAAHTYSKPAAFEPSTFPDYPDAHPAPRTRSTK; encoded by the coding sequence ATGCCGATCGCCGACCCTCACTCAGCCGTCGAAACGACGGCCCGAACATCGGTGGCCCCACCGGTGCCGGACAACTCGACCGCGAACTTCGTCACGGCCATGGGCGCCGTCGCGACCGGAGTCACCGTCGTCGCGACCGACGGTCCCGGCGGGCGCGCCGCGCAGACCGTGAGCGCGATGTGCTCCGTCTCGGCCGACCCGGCGCTGGTGCTGGTCTGCCTCCACGGACGGAGTCCCGTCAACGACGCGATCTCGGCGAACGGCGTGTTCTGCGTCAATGTGCTTGCCACCCAGCACGATCACGTCGCCGACACGTTCGCGGGCCGCCCCTGGCCCGGAAAGCAGCGGTGGGACTTCACGTGCGGGCACTGGACCGTGGCCGACTCCGGTTCGCCGCGCGTCCACGACGCGATCGCCTCGTTCGACTGCGCCGTCCACGAGGTCATCGACGCCGGAACCCACCGCGTCTACATCGGACGCGTCGCGGCCGTGGAGGCGCACCCCGGGGACCCGCTCGTCTACGCCGCCCACACCTACAGCAAGCCGGCAGCATTCGAACCTTCCACCTTTCCCGACTACCCGGACGCACACCCCGCGCCGAGGACCAGGAGCACGAAATGA